Part of the Jeotgalibacillus haloalkalitolerans genome is shown below.
ACAGTCTTTCAACCTTGTGGAATAACAAGTTTTATTAACTATAACAACATTGGAAAAGAGTTGTGACAATTCACGTACGTATGTAAACCTAATTGAGAACGCATTGAGAATGACAAGTGTTCTTTGATAACCCTTGTGGCAGTAAGAGAGAAAGCATGTTAGTTTACATTGTAATATGCTAATTGAGAATCCATTGAGAACAGATTTTGTTGTCGAATGGGTGTCAACAAGTAGCGTAACGTACGGTTTAGAGACTTGCTAAAAATATTTGATCCACATAGAAAAAAGAGAACCCTCATTGTGAAGATTCCCTTTCCTTGATTTTACGATATAACGTTGCCTTGCTTACATTGGTCATTTCCACAATCTCACATATTGTATATTCCTTGGAGTCATAAAGTTTAAGAGCCTTGTGAACGTCCTTGGAGTTCTTCTTTGGTCTCCCTCCAACTCTCCCTCTTGACCTTGCCGATTCAAGACCAGCCTTTGTTCTCTCACTTATTATGTCTCGTTCCATTTCATTGAGGACAGTCATCATTCTAAACATTGCCTTTCCCATTGCGGTGGTTGTATCAATCTTATCTTGAAGGGAAACAAGTTCTACTCCCTTTTCTTCAAGTTGTTCCGCTATCTCAAGGACGTGTCTTGTGGATCGTCCAAGGCGGTCAAGTTTCCACACAAGGAGAATATCTCCCTTTCTTAATTTCTCCACAAGAGAGGTCAATTGAGGACGTTCCGTGTCCATTCCACTCTTTCTCTCCTTGTAAATTTCATCATACCCATATTGCTTTAAAGCGTCCTCTTGTAGACTCAAGTTTTGATCCTTTGTTGATACCCGTGCATATGCAAAAATCATTGTGTATCTCCTCCTTTGTTTTGTGCAGCCAGACAGTAACAAAAAGGGTTCAATATAGCAATAGTGAGAATTAGTTTTTGAGACGGTTATTGAGACCATGTGAACCCTCATTGTTCCGTTCATTGTGAAGTATCACAAGAACAGTATCATTAATGACCGTTATTGAGACTAACAATGAATGATCCTTGTTGTGACACACTCAAATAAAGGCTCTCACAAGACTTACACAATGTTTTGAATGGTTTAGTATTCGATACACAAGAACGCTTGTTCTGACTCAATCTGACAGCTCTGAAACACATTGATTGGGACACACTGGAGCACACAAAAAGAATCACAAAATGAGACACAAAGAGAGAACAAGGAGAACCGCAAAAACTTTGGTGAGACAAAGAATTGGAAGGGTACGGGTATGGGGAGCCACCCTCTCTCACCGCCACAACTCATTGTTGAAAAATATAGTGGAAAATTACAAGTTGAGTTTACATTCCTAATTGAAACAAGTTCAAATTCTTGTGAACGGTCATTGTTGAAGCAAAGGAGCAACAAAATTCACACACAATTTCTAAATACTTTGGTTTACATTGTGAAACACATTGAGTAGCAACTTATATTACATGAGGGTTTACAATGACTCTCATAAAAAATATCTCTCAATGAGTGAGTTATTTGTTTCATTCAATGACCTAAACAATGAGGGTATATGTGCTCTCATTGAAGCGTTCGTTTCCTTACACACATAGAACTCTCTTATTCCTTCTCTTTGGTAACCGCCAAGGAGTAGCTAGTAAAAAATAATGTAGAAAGTTACATGAAAATTGACTAGTAAAAAATAATGTAAGAAGTTACATGTATATGAATAGGGTGTTCATTTTAACGTAAGTTTTTACATGTATATGAACACACTGTTCATTTTTTCGCACATTTTTACACGAAAATAGACAGAGAACAATACCTAAATAACAGTACAATACTTAAATAACAGAAACAGTATATAGTGCGGTAATTCTAAAGAATTAATTCCTGACGGAACACAGTACCCACAAAATAGATAATATTATTTAAAAGATTCCACAATAATTAATTAAAATAAACTGGTTAAAGATCGGCGGAACTTTGTGGAACTGAATTAAAGATACTGGTATTAATGATTATTCCGCACCTCATCTTGTGGAGGTTGTAAAATTAATAGCATAGCCAATCTATATAATTAGGAAATAGCATACTTCTTTTCTCCAAAGCACGGGTGGACGCACTCGTGTTTTTCTTTTGAAGTATTAGCTATTAAACCCAATACAAAGGAGAGATTGTGGATATGAAAATTCATTTTACGGTAGAAAAGATTGAAGCAATGTTGAAAGCATTTAACCTTTCACAAACCGAATTGAGTAAACGTCTTGGAATTTCTCAAGTCTATATAAATCAAATTATTCGTGGAGAACGAAATATTTCAACCCGAGTTCAAAAAGAATTGAATCGTGTGTATGGAGAGTTATTAGATCGAGTCAAAGTCTTCGAGAACCAAATATCATAAAAAGGAGAGAATTATTGTGAAGTATGCTGTAAAAATTAATTCAAAACATATTGATCCGAGGAATGAAAATAAAATGAGTCCCAAGGAATTATTCTTGTTCGCTCAAATGAAATCACGAGTATCCTATTTTGGAAATCTCGATACAACAATTGACATGCTTTCATGCTTTGTGTCATTCAAGTCTAGGAAGTCTGATAACAAGAAGGAGATCAAGTCAATCATTTCAAACCTTGTTCAAAAAGGTGTAATTGTGGTGGATCAACAAGAGGAATACTTGCGGATCACTTTCCCACACATTGGAGGAAATTATGATCTCATTCCAATGGAGATTCTTGAAAAAGCAATGAACCCTCATGAGTTCATGTTATTAGTTTACATTTACCGATTTGACCACATGAACGGAGAATGTTTATTGTCATATTCTCGTATTATGGAACTCCTTGAGACTTCAAGAGGGAAAGCATTTGACATTGTGGAAGAACTGCTAATGAAAGGTATGATCCACAAGAAAAGTGGTGAAAGATTACAAGATTCTAAACGTCAAGAAATGAACAAATATCAAGTTGCTTTTGTGAAAGCACCTAGTGAAGTTGTTCTTCACGTGGAGCCACTAGACGCTGTTTCTGATTCCTCTGAACCCTCTCAAGAACCACAAGAGACCAATCTTCCTCAAGAACCTCATACCGCTCCAGGAACTGTTTCTGAGACTTTTCGTAAAGAAACAAAAAAAGAGGAGCCTTCTCAAGACCTTCCGCAAGATCAAGAAAAGACTCCAATTAGTGGGCCTGACTATTTCGCAATGTTAGAAAAAGAGAAAAAGGACGACCAACCAAGGGAGAAAAAGTTGGAACGTCCACAAGAACCAAACCTTGAAGGACTACCTGCATTTGTAAAGAAAGCAAAAATGAAAAAGTATGAGAAAGACCTTGGAAAGTATGAAAGAGATTTGAGAGCGGAACAAGGAACCACGGTGGAATTGGTTTTTTGATCCTATCTTCTATAACAATTTTCAATATGTATTGTGACAATCCTCTTGCTCATTTAAGGCTTGGGGATTTCTTTGTCTAAAGGTAGGGTTGTAAAACCA
Proteins encoded:
- a CDS encoding recombinase family protein; this encodes MIFAYARVSTKDQNLSLQEDALKQYGYDEIYKERKSGMDTERPQLTSLVEKLRKGDILLVWKLDRLGRSTRHVLEIAEQLEEKGVELVSLQDKIDTTTAMGKAMFRMMTVLNEMERDIISERTKAGLESARSRGRVGGRPKKNSKDVHKALKLYDSKEYTICEIVEMTNVSKATLYRKIKERESSQ
- a CDS encoding helix-turn-helix transcriptional regulator is translated as MKIHFTVEKIEAMLKAFNLSQTELSKRLGISQVYINQIIRGERNISTRVQKELNRVYGELLDRVKVFENQIS